Proteins found in one Sporosarcina jeotgali genomic segment:
- a CDS encoding ParA family protein, translated as MGRIIAIANQKGGVGKTTTSVNLSACLAHIGKKVLLIDTDPQGNATSGVGINKGDVQNCIYDILIDDVPMKDVILPTKVPLLDCIPATISLAGAEIELVSTISREVRMKHAIQEVKADYDYIIIDCPPSLGLLTINALTASDSIIIPVQCEYYALEGLSQLLSTIRLVQKHLNDNLVIDGVLLTMFDARTNLGIQVIDEVKKYFQDKVYKTIIPRNVRLSEAPSHGEPIILYDSRSRGAEVYLELAKEVVHNG; from the coding sequence TTGGGAAGAATTATCGCAATAGCCAATCAAAAAGGCGGCGTTGGAAAGACAACTACCTCGGTAAACCTCAGCGCCTGTCTTGCACATATTGGAAAAAAAGTTTTGTTAATTGATACAGATCCACAAGGAAATGCTACGAGTGGGGTAGGTATTAACAAAGGTGATGTCCAAAATTGTATATACGACATCCTTATTGATGACGTGCCTATGAAAGACGTTATTTTGCCAACGAAAGTGCCTTTGCTGGATTGCATTCCCGCAACGATTTCATTGGCAGGCGCGGAAATTGAACTAGTCTCCACGATTTCAAGAGAAGTCCGTATGAAACATGCCATCCAGGAAGTAAAAGCTGATTATGATTACATTATTATTGACTGTCCGCCTTCATTAGGGCTGTTAACAATTAATGCTCTGACTGCGTCAGATTCCATTATCATCCCAGTACAATGTGAATATTACGCATTGGAAGGGTTGAGTCAGTTACTCAGCACGATTCGTCTTGTACAAAAACATTTGAACGATAATCTAGTAATAGATGGCGTGCTGCTGACGATGTTTGATGCACGTACAAATTTAGGAATTCAAGTAATTGATGAAGTGAAAAAGTACTTCCAAGACAAAGTATATAAAACAATTATTCCACGAAATGTAAGGTTGAGTGAAGCACCGAGTCATGGAGAACCGATCATTCTATATGATTCGCGTTCACGAGGAGCGGAAGTTTACTTAGAGCTGGCAAAGGAAGTGGTTCACAATGGCTAA